Proteins encoded by one window of Labrus bergylta chromosome 2, fLabBer1.1, whole genome shotgun sequence:
- the LOC109997013 gene encoding phospholipid-transporting ATPase ID — MSFFGVDCVRKKERELERKLRANDREYNFSFQYATNAIKTNKYNFFTFLPLNLFEQFQRIANAYFLFLLVLQVIPQISSLSWFTTVVPLVLVLTVTAAKDATDDINRHRSDNQVNNRKAEVLIDRKLRSEKWMDVQVGDIIKLENNQFVTADLLLLSSSEPLNLVYIETAELDGETNLKVRQALPVTGDLGEDIEKLADFNGEVRCEPPNNRLDRFTGTLTFAGQKYPLDNEKILLRGCTLRNTDWCFGLVLFGGPETKLMQNCGKSTFKRTSIDRLMNILVLCIFGFLAFMCTILAIGNLFWEVNEGSQFTVFLPRQNDNKAAFSAFLTFWSYVIILNTVVPISLYVSVEIIRLGNSFYIDWDRKMYYGRKDTPAEARTTTLNEELGQIKYIFSDKTGTLTQNIMVFNKCSINGKTYGDVYDYTGQRLEITEDTERVDFSFNRLADPRFMFHDHALVEAVKLENPEVHAFFRLLALCHTVMAEEKREGEIYYQAQSPDEGALVTAARNFGFVFRSRTPDSVSIVEMGQQCSYELLAILDFNNVRKRMSVIVRSPEGKLSLYCKGADTIIYERLDQSCSKLMEVTTEHLNEFAGDGLRTLALAYKDLDEEYFNQWKQRHHEVSTALDGREEKLDELYEEIEKDLLLLGATAIEDKLQDGVPQTIEQLSKADIKIWVLTGDKQETAENIGYSCNLLREEMNEVFTVSGNSPEDVKEELRNAQTTMKSVVEEDSVFLPQGTLVNGPKVIADELVNGEYGLVINGHSLAYALEHSLEQEFLKTACMCKAVICCRVTPLQKAQVVELVKKYKKAVTLAIGDGANDVSMIKAAHIGVGISGQEGMQAVLSSDYSFAQFRFLQRLLLVHGRWSYLRMCKFLRYFFYKNFTFTFVHFWYAFFCGFSAQTVYDEWFITLYNLMYTALPVLGMSLFDQDVNDMWSFQHPQLYVPGQLNLYFSKKTFFKCVLHSCYSSLVLFFIPYAAMHDTMRGDGKDSADYQSFALLTQTCLLFAVTIQLGLEMSYWTAVNTFFVLGSLGMYFAVTFTMYSNGMFLMVPPAFPFIGTAQNSLSQPNVWLTILLTSILCVLPVVTYRFLFIQLCPTINEKVMFKVRQAKATPPPPPRRTRIRRTSSRRSGYAFSHAQGYGDLVTSGRFLRRPAVSRSSGFTNIGRTTTGFSPMGRSAGYSPTGRPQNTKAPDVEVTSLQMYRTFRDPAL, encoded by the exons gtgATTCCTCAGATCTCCTCCCTGTCCTGGTTTACCACTGTTGTTCCTCTGGTCCTCGTGCTGACAGTCACTGCTGCCAAGGATGCCACTGACGATATC AATCGCCACAGGAGCGACAATCAAGTCAACAACAGAAAAGCTGAAGTTCTTATTGATAGAAA ACTGCGCAGTGAGAAATGGATGGATGTCCAGGTGGGAGACATCATCAAGCTGGAAAACAACCAGTTTGTCACA GCTGACCTCTTGTTGCTCTCAAGCAGTGAGCCACTCAACCTGGTCTACATTGAGACAGCAGAACTGGATGG AGAGACCAACCTGAAGGTCAGACAGGCCCTGCCCGTGACAGGAGACCTGGGAGAGGATATTGAAAAGCTGGCCGACTTTAACG GTGAGGTGCGTTGTGAACCACCCAACAACCGCCTCGACCGCTTTACTGGAACACTAACCTTCGCTGGTCAGAAATACCCGCTGGACAACGAGAAGATCCTGCTGCGAGGCTGCACCCTGAGGAATACCGACTGGTGCTTTGGACTTGTGCTATTTGGAG GTCCTGAGACAAAGTTGATGCAGAACTGTGGGAAGAGCACGTTCAAGAGGACCAGCATAGACCGCCTGATGAACATCCTCGTCCTTTGT ATTTTTGGTTTCCTGGCCTTCATGTGCACGATCCTGGCGATAGGAAACTTATTCTGGGAGGTGAACGAGGGCTCACAGTTCACAGTCTTTCTCCCCAGACAAAATGACAACAAGGCTGCCTTCTCTGCCTTCCTCACGTTCTGGTCCTACGTCATCATCCTCAACACTGTGGTGCCCATCTCTCTCTATGTTAG CGTAGAGATCATTCGATTAGGGAACAGCTTCTACATTGACTGGGACAGGAAGATGTACTACGGACGTAAAGACACCCCCGCTGAGGCTCGCACCACCACGTTGAATGAAGAGCTCGGTCAAATCAAGTACATCTTCAGCGACAAAACGGGAACGCTCACCCAGAATATCATGGTGTTCAACAAGTGCTCCATCAACGGCAAAACTTACG ggGATGTGTATGACTACACTGGTCAAAGACTAGAAATTACAGAG GATACAGAGAGGGTGGACTTCTCCTTCAACCGGTTGGCTGACCCTCGCTTCATGTTCCATGACCACGCCCTGGTGGAGGCAGTGAAGCTTGAGAACCCTGAGGTCCACGCTTTCTTCAGACTGCTGGCCCTGTGTCACACCGTGATGgctgaggagaagagagaag GTGAGATTTACTACCAGGCCCAGTCTCCGGATGAGGGAGCTTTGGTCACTGCAGCCAGAAACTTTGGCTTCGTCTTCCGCTCACGAACACCAGACAGTGTTTCCATAGTGGAAATGGGACAGCAGTGCAGCTATGAACTCCTCGCTATCCTGGATTTCAACAATGTCCGCAAGAGGATGTCTGTCATAG ttcggAGTCCAGAGGGGAAGCTGTCTCTCTACTGTAAAGGTGCAGACACGATCATCTATGAGCGGCTGGATCAGTCCTGCAGCAAGCTGATGGAGGTCACCACAGAGCATCTTAAT GAGTTTGCGGGGGATGGCCTGAGGACTCTGGCGCTGGCCTACAAAGACCTGGATGAGGAGTATTTCAACCAGTGGAaacagcgccaccatgaggtcaGCACAGCTCTGGATGGCCGAGAGGAAAAACTAGACGAGCTGTATGAGGAAATCGAGAAGGATCTGCTG CTGCTCGGAGCGACAGCCATAGAAGACAAGTTACAAGACGGAGTTCCTCAGACTATTGAGCAGCTATCCAAAGCTGACATCAAAATCTGGGTTTTGACAGGTGACAAACAAG aaaCTGCAGAAAACATCGGGTACTCGTGCAACTTACTGCGTGAAGAGATGAATGAGGTCTTCACTGTCTCGGGTAACTCACCGGAAGACGTTAAAGAGGAACTAAG AAATGCACAAACCACCATGAAATCAGTTGTGGAAGAGGATTCAGTGTTTCTGCCACAAGGGACTCTGGTTAATGGTCCTAAAGTGATCGCAGATGAGTTGGTGAACGGAGAGTACGGCCTGGTTATCAACGGACACAGTCTG GCGTATGCCCTGGAGCACAGCCTGGAGCAGGAGTTTCTTAAGACGGCGTGCATGTGTAAGGCAGTGATCTGCTGCAGAGTCACTCCTCTGCAGAAAGCTCAGGTGGTGGAGCTCGTCAAGAAGTACAAGAaggcggtcacactggcaatagGAGACGGAGCCAACGATGTCAGCATGATCAAAG CGGCTCATATAGGTGTGGGGATCTCAGGTCAGGAGGGCATGCAGGCAGTGCTGTCCAGCGACTACTCGTTTGCTCAGTTCCGATTCCTGCAGCGCCTACTGCTGGTGCATGGCCGCTGGTCCTACCTGCGCATGTGCAAATTCTTGCGCTACTTCTTCTACAAAAACTTCACCTTCACCTTTGTTCACTTCTGGTACGCCTTCTTCTGCGGCTTCTCtgcacag ACCGTGTATGATGAGTGGTTCATAACACTCTACAATCTGATGTACACAGCGCTACCTGTTCTGGGAATGAGTCTGTTTGATCAG GATGTGAACGACATGTGGAGTTTCCAGCATCCTCAGCTCTATGTTCCTGGTCAACTCAACCTGTACTTCAGCAAGAAGACCTTCTTCAAGTGTGTCCTCCACAGCTGCTACAGCTCCCTGGTGCTGTTCTTCATCCCCTACGCAGCCATGCATGACACGATGAGGGGTGATGGGAAGGACAGCGCTGACTATCAGTCCTTCGCTCTCCTAACACAAACATGTCTGCTGTTTGCTGTCACCATCCAG TTGGGGTTGGAGATGTCTTACTGGACAGCTGTGAACACTTTCTTTGTGTTGGGCAGTCTGGGCATGTACTTTGCAGTCACGTTCACCATGTACAGTAACGGCATGTTTCTCATGGTGCCGCCAGCCTTCCCCTTTATAG GAACCGCCCAAAACTCTCTGAGCCAGCCAAATGTTTGGCTGACGATCCTCCTCACCTCCATTCTGTGTGTTCTTCCTGTGGTTACCTACCGTTTCCTGTTCATTCAGCTCTGCCCCACTATCAATGAAAAG GTGATGTTCAAGGTGAGACAGGCCAAAGCCACGCCTCCCCCTCCACCTCGACGTACCCGCATCCGCCGCACCAGCTCACGGCGCTCTGGCTACGCCTTCTCGCACGCACAGGGCTACGGGGACCTGGTTACATCAGGGCGATTCCTGAGGCGGCCTGCGGTGTCGCGATCTTCAGGTTTCACCAACATTGGTCGCACAACCACTGGCTTCAGTCCCATGGGACGATCGGCGGGGTACAGCCCGACTGGACGGCCACAGAACACCAAGGCGCCAGATGTGGAGGTGACGTCGCTGCAGATGTACAGGACATTCAGAGATCCAGCTCTCTGA